In Humulus lupulus chromosome 7, drHumLupu1.1, whole genome shotgun sequence, the following are encoded in one genomic region:
- the LOC133788485 gene encoding uncharacterized protein LOC133788485 has product MIEKEIEMVKFHEDLKLQMTKEFKRLRRSLSGGISSRVRGGGVPKYSKGEEPRDSAILINDPILANMQMDENRLLEKLSIRNDPMLLECGIGFRNEPSYGNYSPSFNESNLGEVKHDFINFELTFSPRKELFNEVPGNTDPNAFSCEPSNSENGKTMVEMDKDFNESLAKVRPPEKEKKEVEKGKEKDIVDEVTTHEPSIPGITVDHVVHEIEEDDNEKIDPPTLRREKELCKLDNLFQNMIHTYNESNYYQIGAFKLRRPLALASFEIALFIFYFSLSLTEVLVVNPMAKLERWYFRSLRPEAHVDMKIIDAFAHVLRFTHKEKCDKMEDMRTLILPTFHPNLESGHGRNFWETGDFGFLGVPVDVTLVLNNAEKILVPMKDIEYNHWILAVLDIKSSCASYWDSMSTARAKRHRIHMLSTLLKKLDKLLLRTMDDVHSGRPVFEVFNIVPAGKLPQQDNGHDCGIFVMRFMEYIASGQSPPSTYIVDHNERFRFAIDIVLSESNGLFWDVMHDATAYYGVCSSKGGESSTLKRR; this is encoded by the exons ATGATTGAAAAGGAAATAgaaatggtaaaatttcatgaGGATTTGAAGTTGCAAATGACCAAGGAATTCAAACGATTACGTAGGAGTTTGAGCGGCGGAATCAGTTCAAGGGTGCGTGGTGGTGGTGTTCCCAAGTATAGTAAGGGAGAGGAGCCTCGGGATTCAGCCATATTAATTAATGACCCTATCCTAGCAAACATGCAAATGGATGAGAATAGGCTATTGGAGAAGCTTTCGATTAGGAATGACCCAATGTTGTTGGAGTGCGGTATAGGATTTCGGAATGAACCTTCTTATGGAAACTACTCACCCTCCTTCAACGAAAGCAACCTGGGGGAAGTGAAGCATGActtcattaattttgaattaacattTTCACCACGGAAGGAGTTGTTCAATGAGGTCCCAGGAAACACTGACCCAAATGCTTTTTCCTGTGAACCATCTAATTCAGAGAATGGGAAGACCATGGTTGAAATGGACAAGGATTTCAACGAATCTCTTGCTAAAGTTAGACCTCctgagaaagaaaagaaggaggtgGAGAAAGGGAAGGAGAAGGATATTGTGGATGAAGTCACGACTCATGAACCTAGTATCCCGGGGATTACGGTTGATCATGTTGTACATGAAATAGAGGAAGATGATAATGAGAAGATCGATCCTCCCACTCTAAGGAGAGAGAAGGAGCTCTGCAAATTGGACAACTTGTTTCAGAATATGATTCACACATACAATGAAAGCAATTACTACCAAATTGGAGCATTCAAATTGCGGAGGCCGTTGGCCCTGGCGAGTTTCGAAATCGCACTTTTCATTTTTTACTTCAGTTTGTCTTTGAC TGAGGTGTTGGTAGTAAATCCAATGGCAAAGTTGGAACGTTGGTACTTTAGGAGCCTTAGGCCTGAAGCTCATGTGGACATGAAG ATTATTGATGCTTTTGCTCATGTACTACGATTTACACATAAAGAGAAGTGTGACAAAATGGAGGATATGAGAACTCTAATTTTGCCCACCTTTCATCCCAATTTG GAAAGTGGTCATGGTCGGAACTTTTGGGAGACGGGGGATTTTGGTTTTCTTGGTGTACCTGTCGATGTTACTTTGGTTCTAAATAATGCCGAAAAG ATCCTAGTGCCTATGAAGGACATCGAATACAATCACTGGATACTGGCTGTATTGGACATTAAGAGTTCCTGTGCATCGTATTGGGACTCCATGTCCACTGCACGCGCAAAAAGGCACAGGATACATATGCTTAGCACACTG TTGAAGAAGCTTGATAAGTTGCTGTTGAGGACGATGGATGATGTGCATTCTGGCCGACCTGTTTTTGAAGTTTTCAATATAGTGCCTGCCGGAAAACTCCCGCAACAGGACAATGGACatgattgtggtatttttgtcatGAGGTTTATGGAGTACATTGCATCTGGACAATCTCCTCCCTCGACCTAT ATAGTCGACCATAATGAGAGATTCCGATTTGCAATTGATATTGTCTTATCGGAATCCAACGGCCTATTTTGGGATGTGATGCATGATGCAACCGCTTATTATGGAGTTTGTTCAAGCAAAGGTGGTGAATCATCAACCTTAAAAAGAAGGTAA
- the LOC133792006 gene encoding protein FAR1-RELATED SEQUENCE 5-like: protein MVSEFHLQESRWAKTTYANRKSWAKCFLRGNFFAGLTTTQRSESINSYLSHFVTSKLKLRDLVGQVDAAIQNIRHTEREDDFISNHTSPSIPTNVLHQYYQQVASILTRTMYEKVAEQISSALSYSVDSADVTVNSRSYYLTRFPKGLVRSQVNYDTDHGHINCTCMLFESDGIPCRHIFAVMKHLNIPCIPDFLFKARWRKDAKSSVELNGFPHSRVPADVLVCTRWGSLTSRFNAMGYFATKQSDTYEEATNEMSLLEEKFKSMCFQFCNQSGDANIEQNENHSHPSNRGIRDPALIRTKGREPNKKSKGKEKEHDNKVANKRRCRNCNELGHNRATCKVQPQIQMTQQFQPFSKFPSTEASVCCGFIQPGESNDDGNNDTSTPW from the coding sequence ATGGTCTCAGAATTCCATCTTCAAGAAAGTCGCTGGGCAAAAACAACTTACGCCAACCGTAAAAGTTGGGCTAAGTGTTTCCTTCGGGGAAACTTCTTCGCGGGTCTTACAACCACCCAAAGGTCCGAGTCAATCAATTCCTACCTATCGCACTTCGTAACGAGCAAACTTAAGCTTAGGGATCTTGTCGGCCAAGTTGATGCAGCCATACAGAACATTCGCCACACCGAAAGGGAGGATGACTTCATCAGTAACCACACTTCGCCCAGTATACCAACAAACGTCCTCCACCAGTACTACCAACAAGTTGCCTCCATTCTTACCAGGACCATGTACGAAAAGGTGGCAGAGCAAATCAGTAGTGCTCTTTCATACTCAGTTGACTCTGCAGATGTTACAGTTAACAGTCGATCGTACTACTTGACACGTTTCCCAAAAGGACTTGTACGGAGTCAAGTGAACTACGACACTGACCATGGACACATCAATTGTACATGTATGCTGTTCGAGTCCGATGGAATTCCATGTCGTCATATATTCGCTGTTATGAAGCACTTGAACATACCTTGCATTCCAGACTTTCTGTTTAAGGCTAGATGGAGGAAGGATGCTAAGAGCTCGGTTGAATTGAATGGTTTCCCCCATTCTAGGGTGCCCGCTGATGTGTTGGTATGTACAAGATGGGGATCATTAACATCACGGTTCAATGCAATGGGATACTTTGCGACCAAGCAAAGCGACACTTACGAAGAGGCCACGAATGAGATGTCTCTGTTGGAGGAGAAATTTAAGTCAATGTGCTTCCAATTTTGTAATCAATCCGGTGACGCAAACATTGAGCAAAATGAGAACCACTCCCACCCATCTAACAGAGGGATCCGAGATCCAGCTTTAATTCGGACTAAGGGGAGGGAACCTAATAAAAAGTCAAAAGGAAAGGAGAAGGAGCATGATAACAAGGTGGCTAACAAGAGAAGATGCAGAAACTGCAACGAGTTAGGGCACAACAGGGCAACTTGCAAAGTTCAACCTCAAATTCAAATGACTCAACAATTTCAACCATTTTCTAAGTTTCCATCCACAGAAGCAAGTGTATGTTGTGGCTTCATCCAGCCTGGAGAAAGCAATGACGATGGCAATAATGACACATCTACACCATGGTAA